In Paenibacillus sp. FSL R7-0345, a single window of DNA contains:
- a CDS encoding aldolase catalytic domain-containing protein, translating to MKNNQSKIVDCTIRDGGLVNNWDFSIEFVQKLYAGLNEAGVEYMEIGYKNSPKLLKGAENAGPWRFLNDDFLRKVIPQKGNTKLSALVDIGRVDENDILPRSESMLDLIRVACYSKDVDKALQLVQIFHDRGYETTINIMALSNVMENELLEAFDMIRDSVVDVVYIVDSYGSLDHNDIKYLVDKFKTHLPNKRLGVHTHNNLQLAFSNTLIAAELGVELLDASCYGMGRAAGNCPTELLVTHLKNTKYTLRPVLDIIEQLMIPLREKEEWGYIIPYMITGTLDEHPRSAMALRASEDKDKSVDFYDKLTTPEVTFGDK from the coding sequence GTGAAGAATAATCAGAGTAAAATTGTCGATTGTACCATCCGTGACGGAGGCCTCGTTAATAATTGGGATTTCAGCATTGAGTTTGTACAGAAATTGTATGCCGGTCTGAACGAAGCCGGTGTTGAATATATGGAAATCGGCTATAAAAATTCCCCTAAACTGCTTAAGGGAGCGGAAAATGCCGGTCCATGGCGGTTTCTGAATGATGATTTTCTGCGCAAGGTTATTCCCCAGAAGGGCAACACCAAGCTGTCCGCGCTGGTTGATATCGGCCGGGTAGACGAGAATGATATCCTGCCGCGCAGTGAGAGCATGCTGGATCTGATCCGTGTAGCCTGCTACAGCAAGGATGTAGATAAGGCGCTGCAGCTGGTACAGATTTTCCATGACCGCGGATATGAAACCACCATTAATATTATGGCATTGTCTAACGTAATGGAGAATGAGCTGCTGGAAGCCTTTGATATGATCCGCGACAGTGTAGTAGACGTTGTATATATTGTAGATTCTTATGGCAGCCTTGATCACAACGATATTAAATACCTGGTGGACAAGTTCAAAACCCACCTTCCGAACAAACGCCTTGGCGTTCACACCCATAACAATCTGCAGCTGGCTTTCTCCAATACTCTTATTGCTGCTGAGCTCGGAGTAGAACTGCTGGATGCCTCCTGCTACGGAATGGGCCGTGCAGCTGGCAACTGTCCAACTGAGCTGCTGGTGACCCATCTGAAGAACACTAAATATACGCTGCGCCCGGTGCTTGATATTATTGAACAGCTGATGATTCCGCTCCGTGAAAAAGAAGAGTGGGGATATATCATCCCGTACATGATTACCGGTACGCTGGACGAGCATCCGCGCTCGGCAATGGCGCTTCGTGCATCTGAAGACAAGGATAAATCGGTTGATTTTTATGACAAGCTGACAACACCTGAGGTTACCTTCGGGGATAAATAG
- a CDS encoding EAL domain-containing protein, with protein sequence MRQEERKTIQAAVIGTVLFLLIQIFRNPLSQIENQDVMLALYLIIGCCNIAFGFAIFAQGSLFFSDTLSKSRLYISALFLGVCIFDFLHTLSFVGVPAISSIISPDQSLWLLTFSRLVSACGILFIFSKEDEPVSIRGKKKVFGVALAVIAVSLLVLVFSDVLTPGLQTYSWLSTVKHLIDMAVLFIYLLSVGMIVYPGRIEKSASLLIIIRALIFFALAQVFFMNLLSVGEMDNLFGMLSSGVAYYLMLTGVYRLTIEEPFHENQQAEARINYLAYHDDLTGLPNRRRLMQRVEEMMAHSVKAKGNGGFSAVAIMNINHFKNINDSLGHNAGDLLLQHVAQRIQDEVKLHEELFSMGADEFAFLMTERTGVESCLVRASKLLQLFETPVQLESGEYHISLSLGMSIYPGDGNTAEQLIQNADTAVHNAKEQNVDIRRYIPSMQMKAKERLKLENDLRRALERDEFYLVYQPQVLLETEEIVGMEALLRWEHPKRGNVSPVEFIPIAEESGLIVPIGDWVLRTACKQNRDWQLKGYRHICVSINLSMRQFLQPNLAGRIDALLQEIGLDPRYVDLEITESMTLDKETAFDQLNRLKRLGVFISIDDFGTGYSSLHYLKNMPIDRLKIDRSFVSDVMEDSNNAAIVSTITSMAHHLKLKVTAEGVENKEQLQFLRQQHCHEAQGYLFSKPIKAAEFEASFLKPLLGLPM encoded by the coding sequence ATGAGACAAGAAGAGAGAAAGACTATTCAGGCGGCAGTTATAGGGACGGTGCTGTTCCTTCTGATCCAGATTTTCCGGAATCCGCTTAGCCAGATTGAGAATCAGGATGTCATGCTGGCGCTCTACCTTATAATCGGCTGCTGTAATATAGCTTTCGGTTTTGCGATATTTGCCCAGGGCAGCCTGTTTTTCTCCGATACATTATCCAAATCCAGATTGTATATCTCCGCGCTCTTTTTAGGCGTCTGCATCTTTGATTTTTTACACACCCTGAGCTTTGTGGGCGTTCCGGCGATCTCCTCGATCATCAGTCCGGACCAGTCCCTATGGCTGTTAACCTTCTCGCGTCTGGTCAGCGCATGCGGCATATTGTTTATTTTCAGCAAGGAAGACGAACCGGTATCTATAAGAGGCAAGAAAAAGGTGTTCGGCGTGGCGCTTGCTGTTATCGCGGTCTCGCTGCTGGTGCTGGTCTTTAGCGATGTCCTTACACCGGGCTTGCAGACCTACTCCTGGCTGAGCACCGTCAAACATCTGATCGATATGGCGGTGCTGTTTATCTATCTGCTTAGTGTCGGAATGATCGTCTATCCCGGACGAATTGAAAAATCCGCTTCGCTGCTTATTATTATCCGTGCTTTAATCTTTTTCGCACTGGCCCAGGTCTTTTTCATGAACCTGCTCAGTGTTGGGGAGATGGATAATCTTTTTGGCATGCTCAGCAGCGGGGTCGCTTATTATCTGATGCTGACCGGAGTCTACCGGCTGACGATCGAAGAACCGTTCCATGAGAATCAGCAGGCTGAAGCAAGAATTAACTATCTGGCTTATCATGATGATCTGACAGGGTTGCCCAACCGGCGGCGGCTGATGCAGCGTGTGGAAGAGATGATGGCCCATAGTGTAAAAGCAAAAGGGAACGGCGGTTTCTCGGCGGTGGCCATCATGAACATTAACCACTTCAAAAATATCAATGACTCCCTGGGGCATAATGCCGGTGATCTTCTGCTGCAGCACGTGGCCCAGCGGATTCAGGATGAGGTAAAACTGCATGAGGAGCTGTTCAGCATGGGAGCGGATGAGTTTGCGTTCCTGATGACAGAACGGACAGGAGTAGAGAGCTGCCTGGTCCGCGCATCCAAGCTGCTGCAGCTGTTTGAAACACCGGTTCAGCTGGAATCGGGGGAGTATCATATTTCGTTAAGCCTGGGCATGAGCATTTATCCAGGAGATGGTAATACAGCAGAGCAGCTGATTCAGAATGCAGATACAGCTGTACATAATGCCAAAGAACAGAATGTTGATATCCGGCGCTATATCCCGTCCATGCAGATGAAAGCCAAAGAGCGTCTGAAGCTGGAGAATGACCTGCGCCGGGCGCTGGAGCGGGATGAGTTCTATCTCGTCTATCAGCCTCAGGTACTGCTTGAGACAGAAGAGATTGTCGGCATGGAGGCACTGCTGCGCTGGGAGCATCCCAAACGGGGAAACGTGTCTCCTGTAGAATTTATACCCATTGCTGAGGAGAGCGGACTGATTGTGCCGATCGGCGATTGGGTGCTTAGAACAGCCTGCAAGCAGAATAGAGACTGGCAACTGAAGGGATACCGTCACATCTGCGTATCCATTAACTTGTCCATGCGCCAATTTTTGCAGCCGAACCTCGCAGGCAGAATAGATGCCCTTCTGCAGGAGATCGGACTAGATCCGCGTTATGTTGATCTGGAGATCACGGAAAGCATGACTTTGGATAAAGAGACAGCATTTGACCAGCTTAACCGGCTGAAGCGGCTGGGGGTGTTCATCAGCATCGACGACTTCGGCACTGGCTACAGCTCGCTGCATTATCTGAAAAATATGCCGATTGACCGGCTGAAGATTGACCGTTCCTTCGTTTCTGATGTGATGGAAGACAGCAATAATGCGGCGATTGTTTCTACGATTACGTCCATGGCTCATCACCTGAAGCTGAAGGTAACGGCAGAGGGCGTGGAGAACAAGGAACAGCTGCAATTTTTGCGTCAGCAGCATTGTCATGAGGCTCAAGGCTATCTGTTCAGCAAACCCATCAAAGCAGCAGAATTTGAAGCGTCTTTCCTGAAGCCTTTGCTCGGCCTGCCGATGTAA
- a CDS encoding YjcZ family sporulation protein, with amino-acid sequence MSENVAGYGGGFGGMTSTAAILVLFILLVIISKAFVL; translated from the coding sequence ATGAGCGAGAACGTTGCAGGTTATGGCGGAGGATTTGGCGGTATGACATCTACTGCTGCAATTCTGGTCCTGTTTATTCTGCTGGTTATCATCTCCAAGGCATTTGTACTGTAG
- a CDS encoding dipeptidase, whose product MSYEQYFQAEREAQLAELKQWLSIPSISALSAHKEDVQSAAAWLTETLKRAGLENIEIHPTAGHPVVYADYLHAPGKPTVLVYGHYDVQPVDPLNLWTTPPFEPEIRDGKLYARGATDDKGQVFMHIKAIEAILKQEGTLPVNIKLCIEGEEEIGSVNLPPFLEANQDKLAADAVLVSDTALLERGRPAICTGLRGLCSMEVTVHTASTDLHSGSYGGGVPNALHALVSLLSSLHDEQGRVAVEGFYQGVPELSALLREEFAKQGVNEEKIRASLGLEQLYGEEGYSFVERVGARPTLELNGVYGGFQGEGSKTVIPKEAHAKITCRLVGDQDPQHILDAVEAHLKANIQKGATVKVKQMEKARAFNIDPSDPILQTAADAFGKVYGTRALFTKDGGSIPIMESFSRILKAPVVLMGFGLDDENLHAPDEHFNLENFDKGLLTIVEFLKTV is encoded by the coding sequence ATGTCCTATGAACAATATTTTCAGGCTGAGCGTGAAGCCCAGCTGGCTGAACTGAAGCAATGGCTGTCCATTCCAAGTATTTCTGCTCTTTCCGCACACAAGGAGGATGTTCAATCCGCCGCTGCCTGGCTGACTGAAACCCTGAAGCGCGCCGGACTGGAGAACATCGAGATCCACCCTACGGCAGGTCATCCCGTTGTTTATGCGGACTACCTGCATGCTCCCGGTAAACCGACAGTTCTGGTTTACGGCCACTATGATGTACAGCCTGTTGATCCGCTGAATCTCTGGACAACCCCTCCGTTTGAGCCGGAGATCCGTGACGGCAAGCTCTATGCACGCGGAGCAACCGACGATAAGGGCCAGGTGTTCATGCACATCAAGGCAATTGAAGCCATTCTCAAGCAGGAAGGCACTCTCCCTGTTAACATCAAGCTCTGCATCGAAGGCGAAGAAGAAATCGGCAGCGTGAACCTGCCTCCGTTCCTGGAAGCCAACCAGGACAAGCTGGCGGCTGACGCTGTGCTTGTCTCCGATACAGCGCTGCTGGAACGCGGACGCCCGGCGATCTGTACCGGACTGCGCGGTCTCTGCTCCATGGAGGTCACTGTTCACACGGCTTCAACGGATCTGCACTCCGGCTCATACGGCGGCGGTGTCCCTAATGCGCTTCATGCTCTGGTGTCCCTGCTCAGCTCCCTGCATGATGAACAGGGGCGTGTAGCTGTGGAAGGCTTCTATCAGGGGGTGCCTGAGCTGTCTGCGCTGCTGCGCGAGGAATTCGCCAAGCAGGGCGTGAACGAAGAGAAGATCAGAGCATCCCTCGGTCTGGAGCAGCTCTACGGTGAAGAAGGCTACAGCTTTGTTGAGCGTGTAGGCGCCCGTCCGACCCTTGAGCTTAACGGCGTCTACGGCGGATTCCAGGGCGAAGGCAGCAAGACTGTCATTCCGAAGGAAGCCCATGCCAAAATCACCTGCCGCCTCGTAGGCGACCAGGACCCGCAGCATATCCTTGATGCTGTGGAAGCGCACCTGAAGGCTAACATCCAGAAAGGCGCTACCGTAAAGGTGAAGCAGATGGAAAAAGCGCGCGCCTTCAATATTGATCCGTCCGATCCGATTCTGCAGACCGCAGCAGATGCTTTTGGCAAAGTCTACGGTACACGCGCCCTCTTCACCAAAGACGGCGGCTCGATTCCGATCATGGAGAGCTTCTCCCGTATCCTGAAGGCACCGGTTGTCCTAATGGGCTTTGGCCTGGATGACGAGAACCTGCATGCTCCGGATGAGCACTTCAACCTGGAGAACTTTGACAAGGGCCTGCTGACCATTGTCGAGTTTCTGAAGACCGTCTAA
- a CDS encoding RNA methyltransferase has protein sequence MEPGKEQEGQLNRQEADPAYIYTYACSGDEQDLCGMELRCLFGKNIPQGIFGSGIWVEPSRSPFIKEMIEVMYTGDSLPEIYDQTEQVELNGKTFKVIFVKTNDLPPEQKIEYNERRVIEREIGLRIEGEADVNRPELVYGIVTLGGRWYFGTYHKNNATWFRQIKKPRSYSIALSTRVARAAVNMAVPQPDGIRAIDPCCGIGTVMIEALSMGIDIVGRDINPFIAQGARTNIAHFGFDAPVTLGDIADITEHYDAAIVDMPYNLYSSITPEEQFDILVNARRISDRVVIVAIEAMDEMISKAGFEIIDRCVARKGAFSRHLMLCV, from the coding sequence ATGGAACCAGGCAAGGAACAGGAAGGGCAATTGAACCGGCAGGAAGCAGATCCTGCTTATATTTATACGTATGCGTGCTCAGGGGACGAGCAGGATTTATGCGGGATGGAGCTGCGCTGCCTGTTCGGTAAGAATATTCCGCAGGGGATTTTCGGGAGCGGAATCTGGGTTGAGCCCAGCCGCAGCCCGTTCATCAAGGAAATGATCGAGGTCATGTACACAGGCGACAGCCTGCCGGAGATTTATGATCAGACGGAGCAGGTTGAGCTGAACGGGAAGACGTTTAAGGTTATTTTTGTGAAGACCAACGATCTGCCGCCTGAGCAAAAAATAGAATACAACGAACGCAGAGTGATTGAGCGGGAAATCGGCCTGCGGATTGAAGGCGAGGCGGACGTCAACCGTCCGGAGCTGGTATACGGCATCGTAACCCTGGGCGGCCGCTGGTATTTTGGAACCTACCACAAAAATAATGCGACCTGGTTCCGCCAGATCAAGAAGCCGCGCAGCTATTCGATTGCCCTTAGCACAAGGGTTGCCCGCGCTGCAGTTAACATGGCTGTACCGCAGCCGGACGGTATCCGGGCCATTGATCCCTGCTGCGGTATCGGGACGGTTATGATCGAAGCGCTATCCATGGGAATCGATATCGTCGGCCGGGACATCAATCCGTTTATCGCCCAGGGAGCGCGGACCAACATTGCCCATTTCGGCTTCGACGCCCCGGTTACCTTAGGTGATATCGCAGATATTACGGAGCATTATGATGCAGCCATTGTGGACATGCCTTATAATCTGTACTCCAGTATTACACCTGAGGAGCAGTTCGACATTCTCGTCAACGCCCGCAGAATTTCTGACCGGGTTGTCATTGTGGCGATTGAGGCGATGGATGAGATGATCAGCAAGGCCGGATTCGAGATTATCGACCGTTGTGTAGCCCGCAAAGGGGCTTTTTCCCGTCATTTGATGCTGTGCGTATAA
- a CDS encoding NUDIX hydrolase gives MEEKWLTWAKEIQAIAQTGLAYAKDVYDIERYQTLRELSVDILANYTYESKEKIRLAFATDEGYCTPKVDIRGVIFKDNKILLVREKLDGNWALPGGWGDIGLSPSEVAVKEIAEESGYEAEAVRLLAVLDKKFHDHPPEPYHVYKFFILCRITGGEAAGGVETFGAGFFAEDELPELSQERNTAEQIRTMFEFLKNPEKPVILD, from the coding sequence ATGGAAGAGAAATGGTTAACCTGGGCCAAGGAGATTCAAGCCATTGCCCAGACCGGGCTTGCCTATGCGAAGGATGTCTACGACATTGAACGTTACCAGACGCTGCGTGAGCTGAGTGTAGATATTCTGGCGAACTATACCTATGAGAGCAAGGAGAAGATCCGGCTCGCTTTTGCTACGGATGAGGGATACTGTACGCCCAAGGTGGATATCCGCGGGGTGATTTTTAAGGACAATAAGATTCTGCTGGTCCGGGAAAAGCTGGACGGGAATTGGGCGTTACCCGGGGGCTGGGGGGATATCGGTCTGTCGCCGAGTGAAGTAGCGGTTAAGGAGATTGCCGAAGAGTCGGGGTATGAGGCGGAAGCGGTGCGGCTGCTGGCGGTGCTGGACAAAAAATTTCATGATCATCCGCCGGAGCCGTATCATGTCTATAAATTTTTTATTTTGTGCCGGATTACGGGCGGGGAAGCGGCGGGAGGCGTGGAGACGTTCGGGGCAGGCTTCTTTGCTGAGGATGAGCTGCCTGAGCTGTCGCAGGAACGGAACACCGCAGAGCAGATCAGGACCATGTTCGAATTCTTAAAAAATCCCGAAAAGCCAGTCATATTAGACTAA
- a CDS encoding VOC family protein, translating to MNNILLESHSIFGTPDIIETSAYYEQKLGFRAISYLDTQEPHICLYRDSTEIILTDSGGRPVIPNRELYGYGYDAYFITRNQDALQDALEAAGVKFIRKLTDTDYGNRDFVIEDIDGRWIAFGIKQS from the coding sequence ATGAACAACATATTACTGGAATCGCATAGTATCTTTGGAACTCCGGATATTATAGAAACATCCGCTTATTATGAACAAAAGCTGGGATTCCGGGCAATATCCTATTTGGATACACAGGAACCCCATATCTGCCTGTACCGGGATTCCACTGAGATTATTCTAACGGATTCCGGCGGACGTCCGGTTATCCCTAACCGGGAGCTGTACGGTTACGGATATGATGCTTACTTCATTACCCGAAATCAGGACGCGCTGCAGGATGCGCTCGAGGCTGCAGGCGTAAAGTTCATCCGCAAATTAACCGATACGGATTACGGTAACCGTGACTTCGTGATAGAGGACATTGATGGACGGTGGATTGCATTCGGTATTAAGCAGTCCTGA
- a CDS encoding ASCH domain-containing protein, whose product MTENTAISEYWKTYVEEHPEAADKYDSAWAFGDSPRLADQLLELVLQGIKTGTASNKTVYEQQGISLPFTGGYSILLDGAGAPRAIIETTRIETVPFNEVTAEFAYSEGEDDRSLESWRYEHEVYFTREFQRYGMSFDPAMPVVCENFRVVHVKPLP is encoded by the coding sequence ATGACCGAAAACACAGCAATATCAGAATATTGGAAGACTTACGTAGAGGAGCACCCTGAGGCCGCGGATAAATACGACAGCGCCTGGGCTTTCGGCGACAGCCCGAGGCTTGCGGATCAGCTTCTGGAGCTGGTGCTGCAGGGAATCAAGACAGGGACCGCCTCCAATAAGACAGTGTATGAACAACAGGGCATCAGCCTGCCCTTCACCGGGGGATATTCCATTCTGCTGGATGGAGCAGGCGCGCCGCGGGCGATTATTGAAACCACCCGTATCGAGACCGTCCCCTTCAATGAAGTTACAGCAGAGTTCGCCTATTCCGAGGGCGAGGATGACCGCTCACTGGAGTCGTGGCGCTATGAGCACGAGGTTTATTTTACAAGAGAATTCCAGCGTTACGGCATGTCGTTCGATCCGGCAATGCCGGTCGTATGCGAGAACTTCCGTGTAGTGCATGTGAAGCCGCTCCCCTAG